The Rhizoctonia solani chromosome 1, complete sequence sequence TCTCCACCTGTAcccattgccttaagcaacttcctcattgtagatacatagcttgccattgtcaTTAGGactttggtcattgtacttaggtagttagttgttgtaggtagcctccccaccgccttaagcggtctacTCAGtccatacggccacaagcgcccgctacctagacgacccttaaggacgtctaggacactaggtaattgaccttacgtcggttgcaaaccgttctgcacccCACCCACTCagatccaacaaacaagagagcctcctgtactagtacaagggaaatcaggtgattggacttgccttttgctgttaataatcaaaccagcgtcggtcccacctagtaccaaattactacaaggcagacaggtcttaattgtccgcatacccccagtcactgcaccctctacctgcaaccttagacagttgatccacccgcttgcagaaaacctgctccacatcacgcctgcTCACGGCTGctgattggttgaaaggactgtccaacgctaggttggttgagacaaaggtttagcgtttgagtagtaaagcaacccataagtcctgatataggcaccccgGCTATCAGCCCCCATCATCCCCAcattgcccaccattacctcccgcaccccctcttgcgcttcctcccgcaccccctcttgcgcttcctcccgcaccccctcttgcgcttcctcccgcaccccctcttgcgcttcctcccgcaccccctcttgcgcttcctcccgcaccccctcttgcgcttcctcccgcaccccctcttgcacttcctcccgcgcctcccagcacaccgcttcccaccaaggccgttcATACCCTcatgaaatggcaacccgctcccagaGCACCGCTTGTCCCCCgtcccctctcaatcaaggagagttgggacccgctATTTTGGCAACCGCCAATGAGCCAACAAGCCTCGAACCcaaggtctatggggaaATCTCCCTCGGCTGcgcaatctccctcctcctgggattgcaaaaccaagtcctccggCTCAAACGGGAACTTGAGGAACAAAAAGAAGCcacaaaggaagcccaagactggatgggggcagttgatcaagccctcacttgcatcaagactaggggtggagccccacacacaccagaagaccggaaacctccggcaatcgaggccacgcccaggcccatacccaaaaccaaccctcttccagcgcctagtgcgcccctcattgcctgggccaaccccacaAAAGCTCCCCCCGCCTTTGCACAGCCAACTCCCATCCGGgctcccccgcaagtccatactccccctACATCTGCGCCTATCAGACTCCAATCCCCCCATGTCCCTCAACCAGTAGCCGCGTACCAACCCCCGGTTAAGGTAGACCACCCTGATGCCTACACTGGGAAAATAGGGAATGAAGCCCGCCAATGGTTAACcaggatgttggcatgggtacaCCTCAATCAAAGGATGTTTCCCACGGATCAGGAGACGTtgtcattcctcctgatgaacatgaaggacgtgGCAGGAGCATGGGCGCACCCCCATCttgatcaacttgggtcccacagggcctcAATCCAAACAGTTGACAATTTCAGGATGGAGTTCTTGACTGCGTTTGGTAACCCAGATGCTACACAAGCCGCCAAGCGGCAAATCACaaaccttactcagacaggcacctgtgctgagtacatcacaaggttcaggaccattgctatggacctggactggaacaacgccgccctccgtgggcaatttgcacgtggcctccactgggaggtcagccatcttattgccacccgcaaacagcgcccaaccaccctccttgagctgcagaatgcggCTCTGGTCATCGATGgcgccctccgtgaggaacgtgccagccacccgcctaagggtagtaagtctggaacctcttcttccacccccaataggggggcaagtaccagccaacaggccacaagaccagggcgcctctctaacaaccccaactttgtctccaaggaggagcaaaacCGCCGCCGTGCTGAAGGCTTATGCATCAAGTGCAGCAAattgggccacaagtttgcagaatgccgcaccggctggaaagccacgcctaAAGAGGAAGGCGTCAAAAAGGAATCCGccaatgttgtagacacaattgataccagggaatttattcccattttctcgaatttaaacaaagacaaacggacaaccttttcaatcacgtgactttggcgcttatatatcatacgctaagcgccaagccacgtccccttccacaCTTActtcagcacacgtagccacctccacctgatgacatcaccatgacacgtcagtgacacgtatgcatgagtaaggccaactgcggagcggggttcttatttgatacagtatttgatatggtacatttgtaattagctagcttgtagaatatataaggaggccaaccaaccatggtaacacccaggtcgattacctcttgttgcatccactcagtgtacgaGGGCCCTACAGCCCGGTAAATTACTTAGTTTAACCACTTAGgtagtctacaccgccttaagcggctttgttgttacacttagatagcttgtcactgcctttagcggtcttgttgtcgtaggttagctgcttgttgccgTAGATAGGTTCATTGTTGCCTTACAGCGACTCTCTCATTGTACtccgcggccacaagcgccatcccccttgacaccctaacggacgtctaggacactaggtaattgaccttaagtcggttgcaaaccgtgcccaccaagcacacccaaCTCAGCCtcgacaaacaagaaggtcccctgtactagcacgagggaaatcacctgattgggcttgcctttcgctatcaataatcaaactagcgtcggccccaggtagtaccaaattgctataaggcagacggatcctgattgtccgcataccaccggtcaccgcaccctttgtcagcggagctagccagcagatccacccgcttgcagaaaacccgttccacatcacgcccgtacacggcagttgattggtcaatagggactgtccaacgctaggcggttgacgcaagctcttagcgccagtacaataaagcgccctataagtcctgatataggcacccttggctacacagcccccaTTTTCCCCcatcttgcccaccattacctcctgtaccccctcccGCGCTTCCTCctgcgcctcccagcgcaccgcttctcaccaaggccgctcatatccccatgagatggcaacccgttcccggagcTCCGCTCACCCCCAAtcccctcttgatcaaggagagctgggacccactcttccggcaaccACCGATGAGCCAACAAGCCTCAAACCAGAGGTATACAGGGAAATCTCCCTTGgccaagcaatctcccttatcctgggattgcaaaaccaagtcctccggctcgagcgggaactcaaagaaaccaaggaagcaaccaaggaagcccaagactggatgggagcagtcaaccaagccctcacttgcattgaggctaggggtggagccccacacacaccagaagactgGAAACCACTGGCAGtcaaggccacgcccaggcccttatCAAAAACCGACActtttccagcgcctagtgcgcccctcatctcctgggccaaccccagTAAAGCTCCCCCTACCTTTGCTCAGCCAACCCCAGTCCAGGCCCCCCCAAGAagctatactccccctccacctttgcctatccgACTCCgctccccccaagtcccacagccagcggcccctgtagccACTTACCAAGCTCCGGTCAAAgtggaccaccctgacgcctatacagggaagatagggaacaaagcccgccaatggctcacacggatgttggcatgggtacgtctaaatcaacggatgttccccacggatcaggaggtcctgttgttcctcctgatgaacatgaaggacgtagcaggagcctgggctcacccccaccttgatcaacttgggtcccacagggcccttaTCCAAACAGTTGATGAGTTCAAAACGGAGtttttggctgcatttgggaacCCGGATGCCACACGAGCCGCCAAGCGGCAAATCACACAactcactcagacaggaacctgtgctgagtatatcacaaagtttaggaccattgccatggacctagactggaacgacgccgcccttcgtgggcaattcgcacgtggcctccactgggaggtcagccgcctcatcgCCACTCAAGAGCGgcgcccaaccaccctcctggagctgcagaacgcggccctggtcattgataacgccctcTGCGAGGAGCGtaccagccacccgcctaagggtagtaagtctggaacttcctccacccccaatagggggcaagtaccagccaacaggccacaagaccaggacgCCTCTCTAGCAATCCCAATTTTGTCTCTGAGGAGGAGCGAAACCGCCGCCGGGCCAAAGGCCTATGCATCAAGTGTGGCAAGCcaggccacaagtttgcggaatgccgcactggctggaaagccacgcctaaggaggaaggcgtcaagaaagaagccgccaaggttggcaaagagtctggacccaaattgggaaaagactaagggtacctgctgccgcgcgcaaggaccccaaggactctggttgtatagaaatatgtaatatatcaagtagctcaaatagaatctcccccctCTTCACCATTTCTATtacaccagagaaacaagcggaaaacctagaagtcctgatagattcaggcgccacctcctcaTTTTTACACCCCCGTacagcggaactactccgcctccctCTAATAGACCTCCTGCACCCCTGTACTGTtaccatgcttgatgggtcaagcccccaggctggcaagatctggaagaaggcactcctgaccttctcccttgatggcaagaaaatgaccaAAACTTTCCTTatatgtaacacagggtctcacgccgccatcctGGGATTGAAGTGGTTGGacgcccacaacccggaAATTGACTGGAATATGCGCACTCTCACCTTCCCCCACGCACCACCTGAGCATGTGGCCATCgccaaggaagaggaagccaaCCAagaaccccttgaaggagtgccctccaaataccaccaatatgcaaaagtatttggagaggaagaattcaacaagctcccTCCTCACCAGCACTACAATATTGGCATTGAACttacggaagaaggccccttgaactcaCCCTTATACAGTATGACCAATGCCGAGTCTGCCACACTCaaagactggctcagggacaagctcaaggctgggaagatccaaCCCAGCAAATTGTCAATTAGCTCTCCCGTaatgtttgttcccaaaaaggatggctcccgccGTTTGGTCGTTGACTACTGTTGTTTGAATAACcagaccaagaaaaacgtctacccattaccccgtccagatgacctcatggcccagctccgtggtgccaaggtgttCACTAAGCTAGACCTAAGGTGGGGTgacaacaatgtccgtgttaaggaaggggacaaatggaaaactgccttccgcaccaagtacggcctatacgagtccctggtcatgacatttggcctgacaaacgcccctgccgcctttcagcacttcatgaacaaactgttcaaggacttactggatgtatgtgtcatcatctaccttgatgatatcctaatctactctaaggatgacgcaactCACACAAAACATGTCCATGAGGTTCTGAGACGGctaatggagaaccaactTTTTTGCAAGGCGTCCAAAtgtacattccacgtcacctctgtggaatacctgggaatcattgttttGGACAAGGGatttagcctggataagctcaagatccaggccgTGCAAGAATGGCCAACCCCAACCAAAGTCAAGGAGGCCCAGTCCTTCCTGggatttgccaatttcctacaACAGTTTGTGGCCAATTTTAGTCACATGGCGCAACCcctacacaacctagtcaaaaaggacatgccctggaaatgggacgcaagggagcaggaagcattccaaggactaaaagatgccatcacaaacgcccctgtacTACGCCATGCCGACCCCACAAAGCCTTACTTCCTTGAAACAGACACATCCGGCGCGGCCCTGGggtccatactcagtcaacggcAAGAAGACAGACGCCTACACCCACTAGGATttctgtcagaatcatttaaaggtgccaaacagaactacaacacccacgataaggaactcctagccatcatccaatcttttgagtactggcgcatcttcttaGAAGGAACCTTACACCCTATTACTGTGTTTACGgaccaccgcaacctggaatattggaaggagtcccgcACCTTCAACCAacgccatgcacaatggcatctACTCCTTGCCGGTTATAATTTCCAGATAGTCTaccgcccagggaaacagttggGAAAACCGGATGCCCTCTCACGCCGCTTGGATCATGCCAATGTCCCTCCCGCCAATCAAACAATGCTCCCAGATCCCGTATTTGCTAACATAGCCCAAGTGACCCCTGAAAAGGAGCTTCAGCAACAGATCAAGGCTGCCCTGGATCAAGACAAGTCTCTGGAGGAGATATTACAGTTCCTCCagaacaaatccaaggcaccaccctcAATCAAACAAGCCTTTAAGGACTATGAGATGGAGGCCAGATTActgttctaccaaggacaaattgtagtaCCTGACGTAGGCACCCTGAGGACAGATTTGCTTTGCATTTTCCACGACAGTCCATTGGCTGGTCACCCAGGCAGGCAACAAACTCTGGAATTTGTATCAcgtaactactactggccggGCATCCGCGCAGATACATATTGGCACGtagactcctgtgaaacctgccaaAGGATCAGAAAGCCCAAGTATGCCTCCATTCCCCCCAACCGCTTGAGTTACCAaccagaccctggcaacacgtctcctatgacatgattgtagacctGCCAAGGGACGGAAGTAACAACTCCATACTGGTCATAATAGACAGTTTCACAAAATACGgaatctttgtcaaatgttccaagaagctcaaagcacCCGAGCTAGCGGAACTGTTCCTGGAACATGTGTGGAAACGTCATGGAATGCCGGAAAAGACAATATTGGACAGGGGCAgagtcttcaacaacaagttcctaCAAGCACTGTACAAACGATTAGGCATTGACCCAcacttctcctcagcgtACCACCCGcaaagcaacggacaaacggaacaaGTGAACCCCtctattgaacacttcctaagggctTACTCCGGTATcaatcaacgggactggacaaggtggctcccaatggcggaatttgcatacaacaacgccgtaCATAGCAGTACTGGGAAAACCCCGTTCAAGGCCttatacggatgggaaccttccCTGACCCCGTCCaacgtaccaacagatgtcctGGAAGCCAATGATCTAGCTCAGACGATGGAAGCCCAGTGGAGAGAAGTAGAAGCTGCACTCTGGCAATCCAAGACAAGAATGACCGCTGGAGAGGAAGGAAGCCCAACCGTGTTTGAAGTAGGGGAAGAAGTATGGCttgacgccaaaaacgttaACCTAAAAACCTTGAGTCCCAAACTGACAGAACAACGCTTGGGACCATTCAAAGTctccaagaaaatctccgaccgtGCTTACCGACTCAAACTCCCTTCAACTATGCgcatccacaatgtcttctacatGGGACTattgtcaaaagtcaaaagagATGACAAGCGCGCCTTTGAAAATTGTCCCcctccagtcaccgtggatggggaagaagagtacaaggtTGAAGGGatcacggacatggaagaaaggaacggaaaatggttctttagggtaaaatggaagggctatggatcagaggagaacacctgggaaccaagggaaaacttcaaaaacgccgaaaaaatcctaAAAAATTTTGAGAAAAAGATGAgagagaaggcccttggcgctgccaaggcccttagagggggggcagtgttgtagatacaatcaataccagggaatttattcccattttctcgaatttaaacaaagacaaacggacaaccttttcaatcacgtgactttggcgcttatatatcatacgctaagcgccaagccacgtccccttccacaCTTActtcagcacacgtagccacctccacctgatgacatcaccatgacacgtcagtgacacgtatgcatgagtaaggccaactgcggagcggggttcttatttgatacagtatttgatatggtacatttgtaattagctagcttgtagaatatataaggaggccaaccaaccatggtaacacccaggtcgattacctcttgtcgcatccactcagtgtacgaGGGCCCTACAGCCTGGTAAATTACTTAGTTtaaccacttagatagtctacaccgccttaagcggctttgttgttacacttagatagcttgtcactgcctttagcggtcttgttgtcgtaggttagctgcttgttgccgTAGATAGGTTCATTGTTGCCTTACAGCAACTCTTTCATTGTACtctgcggccacaagcgccatcccccttgacgccctaatggacgtctaggacagccaAGAtcggcaaagagtctggacccaaattgggaaaagactaagggtgcctgctgctgcgcgcaaggaccccaaggactctggctgtttggaaatttgtaatatatctcgTAGCTCAAATAGAATGTCACCCCTATTCACAATTCCAATTACGCCAGAGAAGAAAGCGGAatacttagaagtcctgattgactcaggcgccacctagTCATTTATGCATCCCCGTACCGCAGAATCACTCCGTCTTCCCCTCATAGATCTCCCTTCACCCCGCACCGTcaccatgcttgatgggtcaagcccccaggctggaaaaatttggaagaaggctaacctaaccttctcctttgatggcaagcgcATGACAGAAACCTTCCTAATCTGTAACACAGGATCTCatgccgccatcttgggattgaaatggttagataACCACAACCCAGAAATAGATTGGAATCTGcaaaccctctccttcccccacaAGCCACCAGAACACGCTGCCAttgctgaggaggaggaagctgatgaAAAcacccttgaaggagtaccccctgaataccatcaatacgccaaggtatttggggaagaagaattcaacaagcttcccccacacaggcattatgacattggCATTGAGTTAACGGACAAAGGCCCCCTGAATTCCCCCCtgtatagcatgactgacgccaagTCAGCCACACTGaaagattggctcagggacgaacTCAAGGCTGGTAAAATTTGCCCCAGTAAATTgtccatcagttcccccgtcatgtttgtgcccaaaaaggatggctcctgCCAATTGGTAGTTGATTACCGTTGCCTAAATAACCAGACAAAGAAGATTGTTTATCCGTTACCCCGCCcagatgatctcatggcccagctccatgGTGCCAGGATTTTTACCAAGCTGGATCTACaatggggttataacaacgtTTGAGTAaaggaaggcaacaaatggaaaatgGCCTTCCGCACGAAATACGGGTtatacaagtccctggttatgacctttggcctgactAATGCACCGGcggccttccaacacttcatgaatgagttattcaaggatttattggatgtatgcgtcatcatctatcTGGATGACATCTtaatctactcaaaggatgacgcgtCACACACCCAacatgttcatgaagtcctaCGTTGGTTAATGgaaaaccagttgttctgcaaagcATCTAAGTGCACGTTTCACGTTGCATCTGTAGAATACTTGGGGATTATTGTGTtggataagggtttcagcctggataagctcaaaatccaggcggtccaagaatggcccgTGCCTaccaaggttaaggaagtccaatccttccttgggtttgccaacttcctacgCCGGTTTGTAgccaatttcagccacaTAGCCAGACCTCTGCACAATCTGGTTAAAAAGGATACAATCTGGAAATGGGCTgccaaggaacaagaagcgtTCCAGGGACTTaaggatgccatcaccaacgcacCCGTCCTTTGTCACGCCGACCCAGGGAAACCTtactacctagaaacggTTGCTTCAGGCGCAGCCCTAGGATCAATATTGagccaacgccaagaagaCGGCCGTCTCCATCCAATAGGTTTCTTGttggaatcattcaagggtgccaaacagaattacaacacccacaataaggaactcttggcaatcatctgttcatttgagtactggcagatcttcttggaaggaacccttTACCCCATCATTGTATTCACCAATCACTGCAACTTGGAgtattggaaggaatcccaaaCATTCAACCGCCGCCATGCTAGATGGCACCTATTACTAGCCggttataacttccagattgtgtaCAGGCccggaaaacaatcagggaagccagatgcTTTATCACGTTGATTGGATCATGCGGATATCCCACCAGAACCCCAGTCCATGCTACCAGACCAggtatttgccaatgttgccTTGGTTACACCAGAAAAGGAGCTACAACGGCAGATCAAGTCATCCCTAGAtcaagacaagtccctgggggaaatcctccagttcctgcagaacaagtccaaagcacccccctccatcaaacgcacGTTTaaggattatgaaatggaggctggcctactcttctaccaaggacaaattgtagtccctgacgTGGGAACACTAAGGACAGACCTACTGCGCATCTTCCacgacagccccttggcgGGACACCCGGGAAGACAACGCACGCTAGAGTTGGTATCAAGaagctactactggcccggcaTCCGTGCTGATacatactggcatgtggattcctgtgaGGTATGCCAACGGATCAGGAAGCCAAAATACACATCTATTCCCCCTCAGCCGCTTGAACTCCCTGTTAGACCCTGGCAGCCTGTGTCTTACGACATGATAGTGGACCTACCTAAGGATGGAAACACAGACTCAATCCTAGTAATTATTGACAGTTTCACAAAATACGGGATTTTTgtaaaatgctccaagaaactcaaagcaCCCAAGTTAGCggaactattcctggaaaacGTATGGAAGCGCCATGGCAGGCCAGAAAAAACCATATCCAACAGAGggagggtcttcaacaacaaattcttATGTgccctgtacaaacgccttggcattgatccccacttctcctccaCCTATCATCCCCAGAGCAACAGACAAACAGAACGCGTCAATCCCTCTAtcaaacacttcctcagggcttactcaggggttaaccaaagggactggactaGATGGCTTCCCATGGCAgagtttgcatacaacaatgccgtacatagcagcacagGCAAGACACCTTTTAAAGCcctgtatggatgggaacccacaCTGACCCTGTCAAATATACCAACAGACGTTCCAGAGGCGGATGACCTTGCCCggacaatggaggcacaatggaaggaagtggaagcggcactccggcaatctaagcaacaaATGATAGCCGGAGAAAGTGGAAAACCAACGgagtttgagattggagaagaggtTTGGCTAGATGCCAAGAATGttaacctcaaaaccctgagtcccaaactaacggaacaacgcctagggcCATTCAGGGTTACCAAGAAGATCTCCAACCAAGCttaccgcctggaactccccccaacaatgcggattcacaacgtcttctatgtagggCTCTTatctaaagtcaaaagggacaagaagcgcgcctttgagaaccgccccccaccagtcaccgtggacggggaggaagaatacaaggtagaagggatcaccaatgccaaagaaaggaatgggaagtggtttttccaagtcaaatggaagggatacgggTCTGAGGAAAATacgtgggaaccccaagaaaacttaaaaaacgccaaaaaaattctagaaaagtacaaaaaagacatgagaaagaaggcccttggcgccgccaaggcccttaagaggggggcagtgttgtagacacacttgataccagggaatttattcccattttcttgattttaaacaaagacaaacaaacaacatttttgatcacgtgactttggcgcttatatcacacactaagcgccaagccatgtccccatccgcgcttacctcagcatacgtagccacctccacctgatgacatcactatgacacgtcagtgacacgtatgcatgagtaaggccgactgcggattggggttcttatttgatacggtattgcataaagttgtatttgtaattaggtagctctgtaatatataaggaggccaaccaaccatggtaacacccaggttgattacctcttgttgcatctctaaacctgtacaaggccttaggccagtaattACTAAGTCTCCACCTGTAcccattgccttaagcaacttcctcattgtagatacatagcttgccattgtcaTTAGGactttggtcattgtacttaggtagttagtcattgtaggtagcctccccaccgccttaagcggtctacTCAgtccatacagccacaagcgcccgctacctagacgacccttaaggacgtctaggacagtttgcctaataagtataggacttgtatgtgcttaagtaagacttaagacttatggggtttatctaaaatatatctaggatttatgagatattatagataaagctatctacaatataggggtatggtggattgaaacactatcactcaatcacaacaatccttacagtattgttgcactatactcaatgttgaactcaacaactgtgacagtcaaggggcacagggttgcagtaagtacaccaataggttaccctgtgtctgttgggactggcctatggtcttagtgcgccaaataacctcctatgctatttacagtgagtcaatcactaaagtaaatgcacagataagctgttaaaggcttgtgtgtatatgtcaatatataagagtaaaagtaggatgcattagaagcgtcttcacagggtccttttataccctgagaaggcgcacatacaagtatatacatgattgataccaagagagggtacaggaggtacatatggccactgaaacacttgagggagccaatactttggtacatagtaaacaaacaacagatcctaatatttgccccaaggcagtatttacctgtgtgggtccttagatgtcccaaggctaagtgtttcatccttggagtaaacagtcccaaaggtaggatactgctgcattgggtacttacagtaaatggggcataactctgccaaatgttgtctgttttgggagtttgacccagcgttctggagcgcacaaatatgcgcacctaagcgcaagcgattcggcagtgtgggatgcccgggtgatggagaaaaggcgcatttagtgcattggcgcttaagggctgattaagcgccggagcacttgcctatgcaa is a genomic window containing:
- a CDS encoding Retrotransposable element Tf2 protein, which codes for MAFRTKYGLYKSLVMTFGLTNAPAAFQHFMNELFKDLLDVCVIIYLDDILIYSKDDASHTQHVHEVLRWLMENQLFCKASKCTFHVASVEYLGIIVLDKGFSLDKLKIQAVQEWPVPTKVKEVQSFLGFANFLRRFVANFSHIARPLHNLVKKDTIWKWAAKEQEAFQGLKDAITNAPVLCHADPGKPYYLETVASGAALGSILSQRQEDGRLHPIGFLLESFKGAKQNYNTHNKELLAIICSFEYWQIFLEGTLYPIIVFTNHCNLEYWKESQTFNRRHARWHLLLAGYNFQIVYRPGKQSGKPDALSR
- a CDS encoding Retrotransposable element Tf2 protein, whose translation is MLPDQVFANVALVTPEKELQRQIKSSLDQDKSLGEILQFLQNKSKAPPSIKRTFKDYEMEAGLLFYQGQIVVPDVGTLRTDLLRIFHDSPLAGHPGRQRTLELVSRSYYWPGIRADTYWHVDSCEVCQRIRKPKYTSIPPQPLELPVRPWQPVSYDMIVDLPKDGNTDSILVIIDSFTKYGIFVKCSKKLKAPKLAELFLENVWKRHGRPEKTISNRGRVFNNKFLCALYKRLGIDPHFSSTYHPQSNRQTERVNPSIKHFLRAYSGVNQRDWTRWLPMAEFAYNNAVHSSTGKTPFKALYGWEPTLTLSNIPTDVPEADDLARTMEAQWKEVEAALRQSKQQMIAGESGKPTEFEIGEEVWLDAKNVNLKTLSPKLTEQRLGPFRVTKKISNQAYRLELPPTMRIHNVFYVGLLSKVKRDKKRAFENRPPPVTVDGEEEYKVEGITNAKERNGKWFFQVKWKGYGSEENTWEPQENLKNAKKILEKYKKDMRKKALGAAKALKRGAVL